A part of Cannabis sativa cultivar Pink pepper isolate KNU-18-1 chromosome 6, ASM2916894v1, whole genome shotgun sequence genomic DNA contains:
- the LOC115725552 gene encoding auxin-induced protein X10A: MGFRFATLVHAKQLIQRPFSSTKNIPKGFLAVYVGDESNMKRFVIPVAYLNQPSFQDFLNQAEEEFGFDHPMGALTIPCTEDAFIDLISHLSS, from the coding sequence ATGGGTTTTCGCTTTGCTACCTTAGTTCATGCCAAGCAACTCATCCAAAGGCCTTTCTCAAGCACAAAAAATATCCCTAAAGGCTTTTTGGCGGTTTATGTTGGCGATGAGAGCAACATGAAGAGATTTGTGATCCCTGTGGCATACTTGAACCAGCCTTCATTCCAAGACTTTCTAAATCAAGCTGAAGAAGAATTCGGGTTCGATCATCCAATGGGAGCTCTTACAATTCCATGCACAGAAGATGCCTTCATCGATCTTATTTCTCACTTAAGCTCCTAA
- the LOC115724699 gene encoding auxin-responsive protein SAUR21-like gives MGLRFPSIVHAKQLIQRPFSSSKDVPKGYLAVYVGENKMKRFVIPLSILNQPSFQELLSQAEEEFGFDHPMGALTIPCPEDAFIDLISRLNA, from the coding sequence ATGGGATTAAGATTTCCAAGCATAGTTCATGCTAAGCAACTAATTCAGAGACCTTTCTCAAGTTCAAAAGATGTTCCAAAAGGGTATTTGGCTGTTTATGTTGGGGAAAACAAAATGAAGAGATTTGTTATCCCTTTATCAATTTTGAACCAGCCATCATTCCAAGAGTTGCTAAGTCAAGCTGAAGAAGAATTCGGATTCGATCATCCAATGGGAGCTCTTACCATTCCATGCCCAGAAGATGCATTCATTGATCTCATTTCAAGATTAAATGCCTAA